One genomic region from Kiloniellales bacterium encodes:
- a CDS encoding Asp/Glu racemase — protein MKLEFDSDEGFGQRATLGLIVLQADETVEPEFRGLVALEGVVLYHSRVPSGAEVTPETLAAMQAEIPAAVRLLPPTAEFDVIGYACTSGATIIGEAAVAEAIRSVRPGVATSDPLTATKAACRALDVRRLGFVTPYVAEVSAAMRRNLEEAGLEIAAFGSFEESEESVVARIAPASVLDAIVRVGAAAECEAVFASCTNLRATGVIAEAETRLGKPVITSNQALAWHMLRLAGLPDGQAVAGSLFRCSLP, from the coding sequence TTGAAGCTCGAATTCGACTCCGACGAAGGCTTCGGCCAGCGCGCGACCCTGGGGCTGATCGTTCTGCAGGCGGACGAGACCGTCGAGCCGGAGTTCCGCGGCCTCGTCGCTCTCGAAGGCGTCGTTCTCTATCACAGCCGTGTGCCGAGCGGTGCCGAGGTCACACCGGAGACCCTGGCCGCGATGCAGGCCGAGATTCCCGCCGCCGTGCGCCTCCTACCGCCGACCGCGGAGTTCGACGTGATCGGCTATGCCTGCACCTCGGGTGCGACCATCATCGGGGAGGCCGCGGTCGCGGAAGCGATCCGCTCGGTCCGGCCCGGGGTCGCGACCAGCGATCCTCTGACCGCGACCAAGGCGGCGTGCCGCGCCCTGGACGTGCGGCGGCTCGGCTTCGTCACGCCTTATGTTGCGGAGGTCTCTGCGGCCATGCGCCGCAACCTGGAAGAGGCCGGCCTCGAGATCGCCGCCTTTGGCTCCTTCGAGGAGAGCGAGGAATCCGTCGTCGCGCGCATCGCGCCGGCCTCGGTGCTCGACGCCATCGTGCGGGTCGGTGCGGCGGCCGAATGCGAGGCGGTGTTCGCCTCCTGCACCAATCTACGGGCGACCGGTGTGATCGCCGAGGCCGAGACGCGCCTTGGCAAACCGGTGATCACAAGCAACCAAGCCCTGGCCTGGCACATGCTCCGCCTCGCCGGCCTGCCGGACGGTCAGGCCGTCGCCGGATCTCTGTTTCGCTGTTCGCTGCCCTGA